A genomic segment from Cyanobium sp. NIES-981 encodes:
- a CDS encoding bifunctional 2-polyprenyl-6-hydroxyphenol methylase/3-demethylubiquinol 3-O-methyltransferase UbiG → MVTAAEPGQGTLGVERFLADGFALRQHLADYLAIDAAELERRLPTSTAELAALHPGAFELEQAGRFYEDTVGTAHLLELAAWHLGSADYIADTLRLQQSFAQGHVLDFGGGIGSHALAAAALPQVERVWFVDLNPHNRACVEARAARLGLAAKLSCHRDLQDGRLPQRFDTLVCLDVLEHLPDPAGQLELFAERLSPAGTALLNWYFFKGHRGEYPFHLDDPVLVERFFRTLQSRFLEVFHPFLITTRAYRLA, encoded by the coding sequence GTGGTCACGGCAGCAGAACCCGGCCAGGGCACCCTCGGCGTGGAACGCTTCCTTGCGGATGGATTCGCCCTGCGGCAGCACCTGGCCGACTATCTCGCCATCGATGCCGCCGAGTTGGAGCGGCGCCTGCCCACCAGCACCGCGGAGCTGGCGGCCCTGCATCCCGGGGCGTTCGAGCTGGAGCAGGCCGGCCGCTTCTACGAAGACACCGTGGGCACGGCCCATCTGCTCGAGCTGGCCGCCTGGCACCTGGGCAGTGCCGACTACATCGCCGATACCCTCCGCCTGCAGCAGAGCTTCGCCCAGGGCCACGTGCTCGATTTCGGGGGGGGCATCGGCAGCCATGCCCTGGCGGCGGCGGCCCTGCCCCAGGTGGAGCGGGTGTGGTTCGTGGATCTCAATCCCCACAACCGCGCCTGCGTCGAAGCCCGGGCGGCCCGTCTCGGCCTGGCGGCCAAGCTCTCCTGCCATCGCGATCTGCAGGATGGGCGGCTGCCCCAGCGCTTCGACACCCTCGTGTGCCTGGACGTGCTCGAGCACCTGCCCGATCCGGCCGGCCAGCTCGAGCTGTTCGCCGAGCGACTCTCCCCGGCGGGAACCGCCCTGCTGAACTGGTATTTCTTCAAGGGGCACCGGGGGGAGTATCCCTTTCATCTGGATGACCCGGTGCTGGTGGAGCGCTTCTTCCGCACGCTCCAGAGCAGGTTCCTGGAGGTGTTTCACCCCTTCCTGATCACCACCCGCGCCTACCGCCTGGCCTGA
- a CDS encoding queuosine precursor transporter, translating to MTLQQRRDLALLVLAGLFLGSMAMLNILGLTRFLQLGAIGSWPIVVAVGALPYPVTFLCTDLISEIWGERKAGQLVWVGLALNGWVVLVLWLGGVLPGLAGAPEATFFEVQRLAFGAVGASMLAYLAAQFTDVRLFHFWKRFSGGKALWLRNNGSTLVSQLVDTTAVVLVSHYANHLLPIRPGEAVLPQLASYIASGYLFKALAALVDTLPFYALTGWLRHWLEVPGEGSELG from the coding sequence ATGACCCTGCAGCAACGGCGTGATCTGGCGTTACTGGTGCTGGCGGGTCTGTTCCTCGGCAGCATGGCCATGCTCAACATCCTGGGGCTCACCCGCTTTCTGCAGCTCGGTGCGATCGGCTCCTGGCCGATCGTCGTGGCCGTGGGGGCCCTGCCCTACCCCGTCACCTTCCTGTGCACCGACCTGATCAGCGAGATCTGGGGGGAGCGCAAGGCCGGCCAGCTGGTCTGGGTGGGCCTGGCGCTGAATGGCTGGGTGGTGCTCGTGCTCTGGCTGGGCGGGGTGCTGCCGGGGTTGGCGGGCGCTCCGGAGGCCACGTTCTTCGAGGTCCAGCGGCTGGCCTTCGGGGCGGTGGGGGCGTCGATGCTGGCCTATCTCGCAGCCCAGTTCACCGATGTGCGCCTGTTCCATTTCTGGAAGCGCTTCAGCGGCGGCAAGGCCCTCTGGCTGCGCAACAACGGCTCCACCCTGGTGAGTCAGCTGGTGGACACCACCGCCGTGGTGCTGGTGAGCCACTACGCCAACCACCTGCTGCCGATCCGCCCGGGGGAGGCTGTGCTGCCCCAGCTGGCGAGTTACATCGCCAGCGGCTACCTGTTCAAGGCGCTGGCGGCCCTGGTGGACACCCTGCCCTTCTACGCCCTCACCGGCTGGCTGCGCCACTGGCTGGAGGTGCCGGGCGAGGGCAGTGAACTCGGCTGA
- the truB gene encoding tRNA pseudouridine(55) synthase TruB encodes MADQCCGFLVLDKPAGLTSHGCVARARRAYGLRRVGHGGTLDPAVTGVLPLALGPATRLLPYLEGAKRYEGTVQLGLRTDSDDLTGTVLERQAWPALDRARLEEALAPFRGTFAQVPPQISAVHVEGQRAYARARRGEQLELEARSVTIETLELLHWDPAQGRLKLRVGCSAGTYIRSLARDLGAALGCGGSLAELRRTEALGFSLAQAVPLQALDQAPPPPLLPPLSALAHLPRRLLHPGELAGWRCGRALEASGSHPGGAAVAVLAPDGNLAGVARASEGGLLQPRLVFDAAG; translated from the coding sequence ATGGCTGACCAGTGCTGCGGGTTTCTGGTGCTGGACAAGCCGGCCGGGCTCACCTCCCATGGCTGTGTGGCGCGGGCGCGACGGGCCTACGGGCTGCGGCGGGTGGGCCATGGCGGCACCCTGGACCCGGCGGTCACCGGGGTGCTGCCCCTCGCCCTGGGGCCGGCCACGCGGCTGCTGCCCTACCTGGAGGGGGCCAAGCGCTACGAGGGCACGGTGCAGCTGGGGCTGCGCACCGACAGCGACGACCTCACCGGCACGGTGCTGGAGCGGCAGGCCTGGCCAGCGCTGGACCGCGCCCGGCTGGAGGAGGCCCTGGCTCCCTTCCGCGGCACCTTCGCCCAGGTGCCGCCGCAGATCTCGGCCGTTCACGTGGAGGGTCAGCGGGCCTACGCCCGTGCCCGCCGCGGCGAGCAGCTGGAGCTGGAGGCCCGCAGCGTGACGATCGAAACCCTGGAGCTGCTGCACTGGGATCCCGCCCAGGGCCGGCTGAAGCTGAGGGTGGGCTGCTCCGCCGGCACCTACATCCGTTCCCTGGCCCGCGATCTGGGCGCGGCGCTGGGATGCGGTGGCAGTCTCGCGGAACTGCGGCGCACGGAGGCCCTGGGCTTCAGCCTGGCCCAGGCCGTGCCCCTGCAGGCCCTCGATCAGGCGCCGCCTCCGCCACTGCTGCCCCCCCTCTCGGCCCTGGCCCACCTCCCCCGGCGCCTGCTGCATCCCGGGGAACTGGCAGGCTGGCGCTGCGGCCGGGCCCTGGAGGCCAGCGGCAGCCACCCGGGGGGTGCTGCAGTGGCGGTGCTGGCCCCGGATGGCAATCTGGCTGGGGTTGCCAGGGCCTCCGAAGGGGGTCTGCTGCAACCCCGGCTGGTCTTCGATGCGGCCGGCTGA
- a CDS encoding YebC/PmpR family DNA-binding transcriptional regulator, producing MAGHSKWAQIKRTKAVVDAKRGAVFTRLGREITVAARSGSDPAGNFQLRTAIEKAKAAGVPSLNIERAILKGSGQLGSDGDQFEAVRYEGYGPGGVAVLIEAFTDNRNRTAADLRLAFSKHGGNLGETGCVSYLFDQRGVVRLQGPGDQPWHPCPDGSPDSSPDRSPGDSAEEILLEGLLAIEAAGGPTALGYELLPDAAEVQCGFTDLEAFQESLRGQGFAVREWEHRWIPHTTCPMQEPEPLRQCLRMLEALDDLDDVRSVTSNLDAPEELLEAVMAAPP from the coding sequence ATGGCCGGCCACAGCAAATGGGCCCAGATCAAGCGCACCAAGGCTGTGGTCGATGCCAAACGCGGCGCGGTGTTCACCCGCCTGGGCCGGGAGATCACCGTGGCGGCACGCTCGGGCAGCGATCCGGCCGGCAACTTCCAGCTGCGCACGGCCATCGAGAAGGCCAAGGCGGCCGGCGTGCCCAGCCTCAACATCGAGCGGGCGATCCTCAAGGGCTCCGGCCAGCTGGGGAGCGACGGCGACCAGTTCGAGGCGGTGCGCTACGAGGGCTATGGCCCCGGCGGTGTGGCGGTGCTGATCGAGGCCTTCACCGACAACCGCAACCGCACCGCCGCCGATCTGCGCCTGGCCTTCAGCAAGCACGGCGGCAACCTGGGCGAGACCGGCTGCGTGAGCTACCTGTTCGACCAGCGTGGGGTGGTGCGCCTGCAGGGGCCAGGCGACCAGCCCTGGCACCCCTGCCCGGACGGCAGTCCTGACAGCAGCCCTGACCGCTCCCCGGGTGACAGCGCCGAGGAGATCCTGCTGGAAGGCCTGCTGGCGATCGAAGCGGCGGGTGGGCCCACTGCCCTGGGCTACGAGCTGCTGCCCGACGCCGCCGAGGTGCAGTGCGGCTTCACCGATCTGGAGGCCTTCCAGGAAAGCCTGCGCGGCCAGGGCTTTGCGGTGCGGGAGTGGGAGCACCGCTGGATTCCCCACACCACCTGCCCCATGCAGGAGCCGGAGCCGCTGCGCCAGTGCCTGCGCATGCTCGAGGCCCTGGACGATCTGGACGACGTGCGCAGCGTGACCTCGAATCTGGACGCCCCCGAGGAGCTGCTCGAGGCCGTGATGGCCGCACCGCCCTAG
- a CDS encoding glucosamine-6-phosphate deaminase: MLSAAIPPPRPTPIQLADAPAVARAVADLLWAELARGRLRRPLGLATGRTMEPVYAALVERCRAASSVELQALRQHWLSFNLDEYVGLPSSDPRSFAAFMRTRLGEPLGLEDTQLRLPNALAHDPRAEARRYAAAVARCGGIGLQLLGLGLNGHVGFNEPPCGPEAACRCVRLSAITRRQNAAAFGGDPQAVPLRAITLGMAEILAAQRIVLVVTGAAKAPVLHRLLTEPPSPDLPASWLKRHAAVTVVADRAALPDPPD, translated from the coding sequence ATCCTCTCCGCCGCGATCCCACCCCCTCGGCCCACCCCCATCCAGCTCGCCGATGCCCCGGCCGTGGCCAGGGCTGTGGCGGACCTGCTCTGGGCGGAGCTGGCCCGGGGCAGGCTCCGCCGACCGCTGGGGCTCGCCACAGGGCGCACGATGGAGCCGGTCTATGCCGCCCTGGTGGAACGCTGTCGGGCTGCCTCCAGCGTTGAGCTGCAGGCCCTGCGGCAGCACTGGCTGAGTTTCAACCTGGATGAGTACGTGGGCCTGCCCAGCAGCGACCCCCGTTCCTTCGCCGCCTTCATGCGCACCCGGCTGGGGGAGCCGCTCGGGCTGGAGGACACCCAACTGCGCCTGCCGAATGCCCTGGCCCACGATCCGCGGGCCGAGGCCCGCCGCTATGCCGCCGCGGTGGCCCGCTGCGGTGGCATCGGACTGCAGCTCCTGGGGCTGGGGCTCAATGGCCATGTGGGCTTCAACGAGCCCCCGTGCGGACCGGAAGCTGCCTGCCGCTGCGTGCGGCTCAGCGCGATCACGCGGCGCCAGAACGCCGCGGCCTTCGGGGGCGATCCCCAGGCCGTGCCCCTGCGGGCGATCACCCTCGGCATGGCGGAGATCCTGGCCGCCCAGCGGATCGTGCTTGTGGTCACCGGTGCCGCCAAGGCGCCGGTGCTGCATCGCCTGCTGACGGAGCCCCCGAGCCCCGATCTGCCGGCCAGCTGGCTGAAGCGCCATGCCGCCGTGACGGTGGTGGCGGATCGGGCCGCTCTGCCGGATCCGCCGGACTAG